One Nicotiana tomentosiformis chromosome 4, ASM39032v3, whole genome shotgun sequence genomic window carries:
- the LOC138910121 gene encoding uncharacterized protein, whose product MAKASTGETPFSLMYGTEALISVEVGEPTLRYFQADEESNNEVMLVNLELLDECRDLAYVRMAAQKQRIEWYYNRRDNLRYFKVEDLVLRKVTQSTRELNAGKLGPIWEGPYRVSADTRKGSYELEN is encoded by the coding sequence atggccaaagcgagcacaggagaaactcctttttcccttATGTACGGGACAGAAGCTTTAATctcggtggaagtaggggaacccaccTTAAGATATTTCCAAGCAGATGAAGAATCAAACAATGAAGTAATGTTAGTCAACTTGGAGCTACTTGATGAGTGCAGGGACTTGGCGTATGTAAGAATGGCAGCCCAAAAGCAGAGAATTGAgtggtattataatcgaagagacaacctccgttatttcaaagtagaagacttggtcctaaggaaagtaactcaaagcacccgggagctcaacgcagggaagctaggtccaatatgggaaggcccctaccgggtttcagctgaCACCAGGAAAGGTTCATATGAATTAGAAAACTAA